From a region of the Saccharomycodes ludwigii strain NBRC 1722 chromosome VII, whole genome shotgun sequence genome:
- a CDS encoding uncharacterized protein (similar to Saccharomyces cerevisiae YOR292C | putative protein of unknown function): MPIQLFGSDQIIIHYENTDATNDNVSHNNSDSTNITIKEKLTYKFYYYLSKFKHRLDTIHFNVPVIYGASIVHWLILTIWGSLLVSSFLFWYKNVYNKSALLANMLTNFLLFGISDALAQIIYSRTLYISASRFANGDNYNRPASDYSTHNDMDDLHLEPLRTVESIRPVISENVNDNNSCYRSQFDFHRWVCFTFWGWFLSFFQCPWYKFLNFLYTDDPSVVQVFERVLSDQLVYSPVSLYSFFCYSNYIMEHGNDDTFKEKIKDIYVSTLGANYAVWPAVQLINFSFIPRQFQIVFSSSVGVLWNCFLSMRNASQARKI, from the coding sequence atgcctATCCAACTGTTTGGATCtgatcaaataataatacattaTGAAAATACCGATGCTACGAATGACAATGTATCACATAACAATTCAGATTcaacaaatataacaattaaggaaaaattaacatataaattttattattacttgtCAAAATTCAAACATAGATTGGATACCATACATTTCAATGTACCTGTGATTTATGGTGCCTCAATTGTCCATTGGCTAATATTAACCATATGGGGATCGTTGCTAGTAAGcagttttttattttggtataaaaatgtttataataaatcagCGCTACTTGCCAATATGCTAACAaactttcttttatttgGAATATCAGATGCTCTAGcccaaataatatattcaaGGACATTATACATTTCTGCAAGTCGTTTTGCCAATGGGGATAATTATAACCGCCCAGCATCTGACTATAGCACTCATAATGATATGGATGATTTACACTTAGAACCATTGCGTACTGTGGAGAGCATTAGGCCAGTCATATCAGAAAATgtcaatgataataatagttgTTACCGCAGTCAATTTGATTTTCATCGCTGGGTTTGTTTTACATTTTGGGGCTggtttctttctttttttcaatgtccatggtataaatttttaaattttttatatacagATGATCCATCTGTTGTTCAAGTTTTTGAAAGAGTTTTATCAGACCAATTGGTTTATTCTCCTGTTTCTTTatactcttttttttgttattcaaATTATATCATGGAACATGGAAATGATGACACTTTTAAAGAGAAAATCAAAGACATTTATGTATCAACATTGGGGGCAAATTATGCTGTCTGGCCGGCTGTTCAGTTaatcaatttttcatttattccAAGGCAATTTCAGATAGTGTTTAGTTCATCTGTAGGCGTTTTATggaattgttttttaagCATGAGAAACGCGTCACAAGCAagaaagatttaa
- a CDS encoding 40S ribosomal protein eS10 (similar to Saccharomyces cerevisiae YOR293W | RPS10A | Ribosomal Protein of the Small subunit (paralog of YMR230W | RPS10B)), with protein sequence MLIPKEDRTLIHKQLFQGVLVAKKDYNQAKHEEVDTKNLYVIKAMQSLTSKGYVKTQFSWQYYYYTLTEEGVEYLRDYLHLPESVVPGTYLQNNASNPRQAKRY encoded by the exons ATGTTGATTCCAAAGGAAGATAGAACTTTGATTCATAAGCAATTATTTCAAG GTGTTTTGGTTGCCAAGAAAGATTACAACCAAGCCAAACATGAAGAGGTTGACACCAAAAACTTGTATGTCATTAAGGCTATGCAATCTTTGACTTCTAAAGGTTACGTTAAGACCCAATTCTCATGGcaatactactactacaCCTTGACTGAAGAAGGTGTTGAATACTTGAGAGATTATTTGCACTTGCCAGAAAGTGTTGTTCCAGGTACTTACTTGCAAAACAACGCTAGTAACCCAAGACAAGCTAAGAGATACTAA